The Thermodesulfobacterium sp. TA1 sequence CACCTTTAAACCTTATAGGAACCCATTTCCTACGGTAGATATAATCATCAAGTTTGCAGAAGGGATTGTGCTGATTTCCAGGAAAAATCCGCCTCAAGGCTGGGCTTTACCAGGGGGTTTTGTAGACTATGGAGAAACCCTTGAACAAGCAGCCATAAGAGAGGCCAAAGAGGAGACAAACTTAGACGTGGAAATTCAATACCTTCTTGGATGTTACTCAGATCCTAAAAGAGACCCAAGGTTTCATACCGTCTCAACTGTTTTTGTAGCTAAGGGTAAAGGAGAACTAAAAGGGATGGATGATGCCAAAGAGGCTAAAGTTTTTAAATTAGAAGAAATTCCTTGGGATTTTTTAGCCTTTGATCATGCGCAGATTCTTAAAGATTTTTTAGAAAAGGAAAAGAAAATCAGCGATGAAGTTAAATAATTGGATAACCCTTATAAGAGAAGAGCTTAAAGAACCCCTTAGGGTTATAGTCTATGACCAGAGTAAGGTAGTAACCTTTTTCTTAGAGGAGGTTTTAGAGACTTATCAAATAGAGTTGATATCTGTTGAAAAGTTTTCTTTTGCAGAGGATAGCCTTTTTCAGATAGCGGTGTTGGTGGTTCAAGGAGGAGAAGATTTTTCTTTTCTTTTAAAAAAGATAAAAGAAACCTATGAAGAGGCTAAAGTTTGTGTGATTTTAAACTTTTTAAAAGAAGAGGATATAGGGCGTTATTTTGATTTAGGGGTAGATGAGGTTGTGTTTAAGCCTTTTAGCCTAAACGAGCTTAAAGCCAGACTGTCTAAGCTTTTTAAAGAATATTACTTAGATAAAAAGATAAAACGCTTCTTGATAGAAGACCCTCTTACCGGAGTTTATAATCGAAGATTTTTTGAGGAAAAAATAAGGGAAGAAGCCTATAAAGCCCTTAGACAAAAATATCCTCTTAGTTTGATGATGATAGACCTTGACAACTTTAAGTGGTATAACGACTATCTTGGTCATAAAGAAGGTGATGCTCTGTTAAAGCTGGTGGGAGAAACCTTGTTGCATAGTGTAAGATTAGGGGTAGACCTAGTGTTTAGGTATGGGGGAGACGAGTTTGTTGTTCTTTTACCTTATACTACAAAAGAACAAGCTGAGCAGGTAGCAGAAAGGATTAAAAAAAATTGGGAAGTCTATAACATTCCTAACGTTAAACTTTCTATAGGAATAGCTCAACTGCAAGATAAAAAGAACTTAGAAAAGTCTATAGAAGAAGTAATTACTAAGGCAGACGCTTTGATGTATGCCGAGAAAAAAGCTAATAAAGTATCGGTCTAAACAAGTTTTAATCTTAAACTTTCTAATCTGGGGTTTACCTTCTCTATCTTAACGGTGATTTCTTGTCCAGGGGTAAGGTTTTCTTTGCAACCTACTAATTCTCCTGTAAGGTTAAAATCGATTAAATAGACCTTAGCTCGTTTATTTTGAACCTGCAAAACCAAGCCTGGTAAAGGTTGTTCCTTGGCTTGAGTTTGCAGGTATTTAAGAAGAAAGTATTTTTCTCTTTTGTTTTGAAGAAACATAGCTCTTTGGAGATTGGTTTGTAGCTCTGGTAAGAGTTCCTTAAGATCTTTTTCGGAAAGAGGGTTTCCTCCGGTAAGAAAGGCCTTTAACTGATGCTGGTTTATTAAGTCAACAAAACGTCTTATAGGAGAACTCAAAGTGGCGTAGGCCTCAAGCCCTAATCCAGAGTGGTACTCTGGATAAAGAGAAAGCTCTGATTTAGCCAAATATCTTAGCTGAAGGAGTTTAAGATAGAGACTTTCTTCAGGGTTTTCTATTATCTCTGAAGGTTTAGGCTGAGAACGAAAGATGGCAGGAAGTTGGTTTTGGTGTAAAAATTTGGCCCCTAAATAGTTGGTAAGAACCATCGCTTCAGCCACCAACAGTCTGGCAGGGGTCATCTCTATTTTAAACACAGAAATCGTCCCGTCTTTTGCTACTTTAACTTCAACCTCAGGCAAAAAGATAGCCAAGGCACCTCTTTCTTCTCTTTGTCTTTTGAAATTCATAAAAATTTGATAAAGTCTTTGCCAGAAAGGGTCTCCTGAGATTAAATAAGAGTCTACCTCGTTATAGGTGAGTCTTTTTTTTACTTTTATAAGAGAAAGTACTACTTGAAAGTCTTTCAGCTCACCCTCTTTCCCCAAGTAAATTTTAAAGGTCATAGCAGGTCGAATCTCTCCTTGTTTTAAGCTAAACCGCTCATGGGAGAGAGAAAAAGGAAGCATAGGAATGATTTTTTCTGGAAGATAAAGAGTTAAAGCCCTTTCTAAAGCAGCGTTCCAGAGAGGAGTACCAGGGTTAATAAACTCAGCAACCTCTGCGATATGCACATAGATTAAACATCCGTCTTCTTTTTCTTCAAAACTTAAAGCATCGTCAAAATCTTCTGTATCTTCTGCGTCTATCGTAAAGGTCTCTAAATGGGTTAAATCTTCTCTTGGTAAATCATCTAAAGGTGACAAACAGATGTTTTCTGCTTGATTTAATTCTTCTGGTGTAAACTCTAAAGGAAATTTAGTTTTTAAGAGGTCTACGTTTTCGTCCTCATCAAACTGGTTTAGTTTAACCAAAAGGTCAAAAATTTGGGTTTGGTCTGTAATTTCTGCCTTTTCTAATACTTCTTTTATCAGCTTATTAGAAGAACTTTGATCTTCCCATAAAAAGTAGTCTTTTAGACTAGATATCCAGAAGTCTACGATGTCCTTTTCAAACCTTTCTGTGTGCCCTGATTTTAAGGC is a genomic window containing:
- a CDS encoding diguanylate cyclase, translating into MKLNNWITLIREELKEPLRVIVYDQSKVVTFFLEEVLETYQIELISVEKFSFAEDSLFQIAVLVVQGGEDFSFLLKKIKETYEEAKVCVILNFLKEEDIGRYFDLGVDEVVFKPFSLNELKARLSKLFKEYYLDKKIKRFLIEDPLTGVYNRRFFEEKIREEAYKALRQKYPLSLMMIDLDNFKWYNDYLGHKEGDALLKLVGETLLHSVRLGVDLVFRYGGDEFVVLLPYTTKEQAEQVAERIKKNWEVYNIPNVKLSIGIAQLQDKKNLEKSIEEVITKADALMYAEKKANKVSV
- a CDS encoding ribonuclease catalytic domain-containing protein, whose amino-acid sequence is MDLNLLKNRIVDLFYREKITTVYVKDIKGKRLHVVLSSGKEELINHQALISFEEKPVSFKDLNQILQFLKEKNANREKLKDKFNLKDLWEVVVEEGEVFSAKELVELFLGTLPNEDEIAGFLRKVCEEKLYFKLKEPNLVEITSREEVEKELHRREKELEKIKKINQGVEVLKALKSGHTERFEKDIVDFWISSLKDYFLWEDQSSSNKLIKEVLEKAEITDQTQIFDLLVKLNQFDEDENVDLLKTKFPLEFTPEELNQAENICLSPLDDLPREDLTHLETFTIDAEDTEDFDDALSFEEKEDGCLIYVHIAEVAEFINPGTPLWNAALERALTLYLPEKIIPMLPFSLSHERFSLKQGEIRPAMTFKIYLGKEGELKDFQVVLSLIKVKKRLTYNEVDSYLISGDPFWQRLYQIFMNFKRQREERGALAIFLPEVEVKVAKDGTISVFKIEMTPARLLVAEAMVLTNYLGAKFLHQNQLPAIFRSQPKPSEIIENPEESLYLKLLQLRYLAKSELSLYPEYHSGLGLEAYATLSSPIRRFVDLINQHQLKAFLTGGNPLSEKDLKELLPELQTNLQRAMFLQNKREKYFLLKYLQTQAKEQPLPGLVLQVQNKRAKVYLIDFNLTGELVGCKENLTPGQEITVKIEKVNPRLESLRLKLV